The Streptomyces halobius genomic interval GATGAGTACGCCACCCACAAGGGCCGCCACTACGGAACCATCCTGGTCGACGTGGAAAGCCGTCGGCCGGTGGAGCTGCTGGACGGTGCCGAAGCAGTCGCCGCTGCCGCTCTCGTCGCCAGCACGATCGTGGACAGCCAGATCGCGATCGATCCTGCGGAGTAAATGCCGATGCGCGCCGCGTCACGCCGGCAGCCAGGGCGTGCCGGGATGCGGCGGCGCAGCCGACACCTCCGTCACAGCGGACGGCTCCACGTCTCTCGCAACGCTCCGGGACCTTCCGTCCCAGTACGCCACCGCACCCCGGCACGCCCAGGCCACCGGCTGCCGGCCAACACCCTCGCCCACCCCCGAGGACTGCGAGGACCTCCTGGACGCCGTGCGCGCCGCGGGGAATTGATCCGGTCCGGACCGCACCATGCGGGTGCGGCAGACCACTGGGGGAGCCGTGCGGCGGTATCGCCCACTTGGCCGCCCAGCCCCCGGGGAACGGCAGCGGGACGCACGCCGTGACCACAGGCAGACCTGGAGAGTTCTCGGGAGCGTGTCCCGTGCTTCGCCCATGCTCGGCTGTGCGTGCGGAAGTGGTTGGGCGGTTTGCGGAAGGCGAAGAGGAATCCGGCGCGGTGAGGGGCAGCGAACCGGGTGGGAAAATCTCGCGGCCTTCCGGTTATGGGGTGGGCCGGGACGGAGCGGAACCGGGCTGCGGGCCGTAAGCGGTCAGGAAGCGGTCGCGGAAGGTGTCCATGCGCCAGACCGGTGCCTTCGGGCCGGGCCTCAGGCCGGGCGTCCAGCGCCAGCCGGAGATGCGCTTCAGCACTGCCGGGTCGTGGGCGACGACGGTGACCGGGACGTCACGGCTTGCGTGGTCGCCGGAGACCTTCGCGACGGGCTGGTGGTCGCCGAGGAAGACGAGGACGGTGTTCTTGGTGCCGTACTTCTGCAGGTACGAGATGAGGCTGTGCAGCGAGTACTGGATGGACTTGCCGTACTCGGTGCGTACTTGGGCGGTGTGTTTCCAGACGTCCACGGGTTTCTTGCCCGCCTTCTCAATGGCGTTGTAGACGGAGCCGTCACCGATCTCGTCCCAGCCGATCGTCTTGGGGAGGGGCGCCCAGGGGTTGTGGCTGGAGGTGAGGGCGATGAACGACATCAGCGGCTTCGCGTGTTGCCTGGCTCGCTTCCCGGCCTGCCCCTTGGCATGGGTCCTGCCGCGTTCCAGGCGCTCGAAGGCCGACAGGGCGTACTGGTCGGGCATCGTCGACCAGCTGAACTTCGGGCCTTTGTAGCCGAGGTCCCGGGAGTCGTAGACGCGGTCGAGGCCGTAGAAGGATGCCTCCGGCCACCCCTTGGTGAGGCCCGGCATGATGCCGACTGTTCGCCAGGCACCGGTGCGTTTGAAGGCGCCGGTGAGGGTCAGGCGGTCGCCGGCGGTGAGGGTGCGGTAGCGCTGTTGGTTGTCGATCCACAGGCCCGACATGAACGTGGAGTGGCCCAGCCAGCTGCTCCCGCCATAGGTCGCCGAGGTGAGCCAGCCGCTCCGTGCGGAGTACCCGGCAGCACGCAGCCGTTTGGTCCCGTCGGCGAGGGCGGCGTCGACTCCCGGCGCCACCAACGGGTCCTCGATGGCGCTGCGTCCGTAACTCTCTATGAACGTGAAGATGACGTCCTTGCCGCGCAGTCCGGTCAGCAACTGGTCGCCCGGGGTGTCGCGGAACGCGTCGGCGGCGGCCTCTTTCGCGAACGCCTGCTCGTCCTCCAGGCTCGCCCGCACCTGCTGCGCACGGTTCTGTACGAGCCCGGCCGCGCTCTCTGCGGCGACCGGCACGCCGGCCACCTGCACGCCGAGCGCTGTGCAGGCGACCCAGACGGTCCCGAGCACCAGGGTGGTACGGGTCGCGGTGGCGCTGTGCCGGGCCATGAGATTGCTGAGCCGGACGATCGCCAGCGTCATGACGACGAGCAGGGCGAGCACGAGGGCCAGGGCTCCGATCGCGACACCGATCGCCTTCGCCCGGCCGATCGAGTCCTGGAGGAACGATTCGCCATCGTCGAGCAGGCTCCAGTCGAACACCGGGTTGAACCCTCGGCCGAGAGTCTCGTTGAAGCCGATGTCGAGGAGGTTCAGCACGGTCAGCAGGCCGAGACCGGCCCCGGCGAGGGCAGCCGCCACCCGCCTCGTCTTCGGTGGGAGGACGAGCAGCAGGGCGGCACCGAAGATGCCCTCCACCGGGATCCGCGCGAACCGACCCGGGGTCAGGAGGGCGAGCTGATTCGGCAGGAGGAGGGCGAGGAGGACCAGGATGGCGGAGAGGGCTGTGGTGGCGCAGGCGATGGTCCGCGCGGTGGCCGGGTGACGGTCGCGCCAGGTGCCGCCACCAGCGGCGTCGTTACCCGCGGAGGCGTCGTCCGGGATTCGCTCTGGAAGGCCGTCCGGCGGCGGGCCCGCGTCCGTGACTGGCTCTTCGTCCGCCTCGTCCGCCGTAGCCGCCACGTCCGCATTCGGCTGCTGATGAAAGCGCGTGAAGAGTGACAACGCGAAGGTCCTTCCGTGCGGGGCCCGGTGGTGGCACGGCAGACCAGACCTGCGAGACCGGAGCCGCCGCCCCTATCCGTACGGCCGGGCGGCGGATTTCGTTCAATCGCGGGTCATCACCCCAACTGGGCGCTTCGCCTCGCAGGTCCGGGCCCCGCCCCGCCGTACGGACCGCTCTTTGGCGCTCACCGTAGTGTGTTGCGCGCTGCATCATGAGCCTGTACGACGACCGTGCCCGGGAGCGGTGGGGTCGGCCGGGTCGAGGGCGAGGTCGGCGCCGAGGACGAGGGCGCGTTCGCGGGCCTGCGGCAACGGGTCGAAGCCGATCAGCGGGGCGGCTCCGGCGAGGCGGGCGATCTCCACGACGTGTGCGCCGAGGTCGCCGGGGCCCCAGGGCCCGACGCTCCGGCCCGCAGCCCGCCGTGCCCCAGGCCAGGGAGACGCTGGTGTCCTCGGGCGCGAGGGCCCGGCGGTGTGCGACGACGGTGTCGAGGAAGGAGTTGGCGGCGGCGTACGCCAGCCGGCCCGGGAGTTGGAAGAGCTGGTCGGCGGAGGAGAACAGGGCGAAGAAGCCGAGGCTTCGTCGGCGAACGTCCGCCGTGAGCACGACGTCTCCCGGCAGGCGAACCGGCGGACGTGCAAGCGCTCCACACAACACGCCGGCCCGCAACGTTGCACGTCAGCCGGAAACCCCCCGTAGGAGCCGGTACGCCAGGCACAGAGCCGGTACGCCAGGCACAGCGGCCACGTCGACCTGCTGCGCGCGCGTATTGACAGGCGCCTGGGGCCAGCCGGTAGCCCCGCGGGCCCCAGGCCGCGCCCCACGCGACCTCACCGGCCCGTCGCCGACATCGTTCCCGGCGTCGGCGACGGCCTGGTGGCCGGTGGAAGGTTGCTCAGTCGCCGGCGTCGAGCCTGAAGTGGAAGATGCCCCAGGTGAGGTGCTTCTCGCGACCACCGTCGATCCAGTGGCCGAGCCCCTTCTTCATCTGGGCGAGGTAGTCGTGGCTGATCTTCCTGGCCAGCCCTGCGGCCTCTTGACGCTCGGTCTCCTCAAGGACCCGCGTGTAGTGGTTCACCAACTGCTCACGGTGCTCTTCGAAGCCACCGTCGACGGCGGTGAATCCGAGCCGGTTCAGCTCGCGTGTGTAGAAGCCGGGTGAGCCCAGGTCGTCCAGATGGATCCGGTCGAGAATCGGCTGCAGCACGTCGGTGGAGCCGCCGTCCGCCGCCGCCATCGGGTCGGTGAAGATGAGGTGGCCGCCGGGCCGCAGCACCCGCGCGATCTCCTCAAGGACCTGTACCCGGTTCCCGCTGTGCAGGAAGGCGTCCTGGGACCAGATGACATCGACCTGGTCGTCCGGGTACGGGATGTCCTCGAAGGACCCGTCCACGACCTCGATCCTGTCGGTCAGCGCGCGGGCCGAATTCAGCTCCTTGTGGCGCTGGTTCTCCACCTCGCTGAGGTTGAGTGCGAGGACCCGGCAGCCGTACGTCTCTGCCAGGTACCGTGCCGAGCCGCCGAACCCGGAACCGAGATCGAGCACCATGGAATCCCGGGTCAGCTCCAGCTTCGACGCCATCCGTGCGACGGTGCGCCGGCTGGCGTCCGCGATGGGCTCCGTGGGGCTTTCGTAGAGGCCGATGTGGATGTCCTCGCCGCCCCACACCGTGGCGTAGAAGGTGTCGGCGTCGGGCGAGTTGTAGTAGCTGCGGGCGGTGCTGACCGCGCCTTCGTACTGCCCCTCGTCCTCCATCCGGTACTCCTTCTCCGCCACATGCACGAAGAAGTCCGGCTGTTCCCCCCGGTAGGTGTGCTGGAAGTCGCCATAGGTCTCGATGCGCTGGAAACCTACGTCGGACATCAGTCGCCGGGTGTAGTCCTTCCGCAGGGGGAACATGTTGAGGTGGTACGTGGAGCCGTCCGGGAAGCCGTACCGCATACGGCACAGACCCTCGTCGACGTACTCCGGCTCTACGATGACGTCCTCACCGCAGTAGTAGTACCTGTGCTTGCTCGTGTACCCGTCGTCCAGGATCGCATCGTAATTGCGCTGGTCGAGTACGAGAATTCCGTCGTGCTTGAGCATGGCGTAGAACTCGGCCAGTGCCTTGCGCCGGTCACGCTCCGAGAAGAGATGCGTGAAGGAGTTGCCGAGGCAGACGATGGCGTCGTACTCCCCGTGGACGTCTCTGTTGAGCCACCGCCAGTCCGCCTGGACGACTCGCAGGATGTGCCCGCCCTGTTGCGTACCGTTCCCGAAGGCCCTCGCCAGCATTTCCGCGCTGCCGTCCGCGCTCACGGTCTCAAATCCGGCAGCCAGCAGCCGTACGGAGTGGAAGCCTGTGCCCGTCGCGACGTCGAGCACACTCCGCACGCCCCACTTGCGCAGCAGGTCGATGAAGAAATTTCCTTCGCTTTCCGCCCTCTTCTCCCAATCTATGAGCGAGTCCCACTTATCGACAAAACTGGGGACATACTCCTCCGTGTAGTGCCCGGTTTCTCGTACTTCGACAGGGTTGTCGCCGAACTCTTGGGCCGGTTGCACGATGATGGGGAACCCTTCAGTTGGGGGAATCTTGCCCGGCGCGGCAGCCCAGGACGGCACAAGCTCCGGACCCTTGGGAGCCGCGCGGTCTGAGCGCATCGCTATCCAAGATCGCGAGGTCTCATGCCACCAAAGTTCGTATACAGAGATGGCGTTGCGGTGAACTGCGGCCTGACCAGCGCGTTTCCACCTCAAGATTCTTTGGGCGGCAGAGGCTGCAGATATCTCACGTATGGGGCAGCCGCGGGCGAATCACCCCGTCGATGACTGCCACAGGCCGAAAGCGATGCCGCGACGACCGGCTGGCCCGCCCATGCCGAGCCCCGGCCGACACGGGCGACGGAGAAGCGGCAAGGATGGACGGGCGCGGACAGGCGCGGGTATTCCGGCAAAGCGGACGACACTCGCGACGGCCGATTTCTGCACCTCGGGTACTGGTCGTCGACGCTCGGCACGATCTGCGGACGGGCGGTGTCGGCATCCTACCGGTGGCATTTGCCTCCGGCGGCGGGACAATTGGCTCGGGCAGTCTCCTTTCTTCCCTTGAGTGCCCCGTCGCCCTTGCGGCCTCTCACACTCTCGTCGTTCAGAGCCGCGAGTCGCCTCTATCGGGCGGTAGCGACGTCATCGCCGTTTCATCGTCATTTCAGCGGGCCGGGGTTAGCGTCGAGGCCGTCCGATGCAGGCAGATCGCCCAGCGCCGATGGTCTGCCGCATCACGGCACCACCCCGGGGCGCGGGGGACCGAGGGCCGGTTGGGGCCCGTCGGCCGGCCGCTGACCGTGACCACCGGCCCCGTCTCCGTGGTGGCGTTCCGCCCCGACGGACACACCCTCGCGGCCACCACCGACAACGGCGTCGCCGGCTTGTGGAATCTGAACGCCGACGACGCGATCCGGCGAATCTGCAAGCGCAGCGCCGGTGCCCTGAGCCGTCAGCAGTGGAACCGGACATTCCGCAGCTCCCGTACACACCGCCATGTGTTCGCACGGCTGACGACTGAATCGCCTCAGCGCCTCGGCAGTGGTCCGCGTTCTTGATCAGCCGAATGTCGCGCAGTACTTGATCAGCCGAATGTCGCGCAGTAGGTGAAGTCGCCCCAGGCGTTGGGGTTCTTCTTCGCCCGGAGCCATGACCGGTGGACGCGGTCGACCGGCTTGGACTTCGGCGGCCGCTTCTCCAGGTCTTCCACCCGGGCGACGCCATCGGCCGACGGCACCCGGCCCGCGCCCGCGCGATCGTGCAGCGAGCTGCCCACAGTGGCCGGCGTGGAGGAGCCGGCCCCGATGACTTGGACTGGGGCGAGTACCTCGGGGCTGCTGTTGCGGGTGGTGGTGCCGTTCACCGTTCGACCGGGGGTACGCTGCCGCTCGCCGAGAACCGCTCCGAGGAGGGGCGACAAGGGGGGAGCGACCATGCGCCGTAGAGCTGCGGGAATCGGACACCAGGGCATGGTGGCCGTCGCCGTGCTGGCCACTGTGCTCACGGCTGCGGGGTGCGGCACGGACTCCGGTCCGACCGGCTCCCGGGCCACGGGCTCCGCCGACACGGCGGACTCCGGCGGCAAGAGCGCCCCCCCGAAGGCCTCTGCGGGCTCCCTCACGTGGAAGTTCGAGCACATCGCGGATTTCAGGGGAGAGCTCACCGATGTCGCCGTCCTGGCCGAGGACGACATCTGGGCGGTCGGGACCGAGAACAACGGCGAGTCCGACGCCCACCTGCTGCACTACGACGGTAAGCGGTGGAAGCGCGAGCCCCTTCCCGAAGCTCTCGGCACCACCGACTACCCGCCACTGCTCGAAGAGGTCGGCGAGGAAGCACTGTGGCTGCGGCCGCAGGTCTACGAAGAGGGCACCGGTGTGAACCCCTGGGCGAGGTGGGACGGCACGCGCTGGTCCGCGGTGCCGAACCCCCCGCCGGGCAAGGTCGGGGACTTTGAGGCCGCGGGCCCGGACGACATCTGGATCCTCGACGGCGAGCAGACCGCCCGGCACTGGGACGGCACCCACTGGACCACGACCCGGCTGCCCTACGGGGCCTCCGGCCTCGCTGTGGTGGGACCGGACGACGTCTGGGCGGTCGGCAGCCGCTCGACCGGGCCGGGCACCGAGCTGGGCCACGGCGAGCGGTACAGCCAGCCCGCCTCGATGCACTGGGACGGCACGTCCTGGAAGTCGGTGGAGACGCCGCAGGCCCGCTTCGAGGAGCCGATCCCGCCGGAGCCCAGCGCCGGCCTCGGCCAGGTCTTTGCGCTCGACAGTGGTGAGGTGCGCGCGTACGGCAACAACACCTTCAACCACGGCGAGGTCGAGAACGAACCCGCGGACGAGTACATCCGGCTGCGCTGGGACGGCTCGAAGTGGGTTGAGCAGGAGCCCGCGCCCGGCGGGTGCACTCTGCGGACCCCGGTGGGTCAGGACGACGAGGGCCTGTTCCTCGACGGGAACTGGTACCTGACCGACGACGGCCGGTGTGTGAAGATCAAGCGCCACCGCCTGCCCCTGTCGACCGGTGCCCGCAAGGGGTCGAACCAGTCGCTGTGGCTGAAGGAGATCCACCGGGTGCCCGGCACCGACGAGTGGCTGGGTGCTGGACACGTCCAGGTCAACCAGTCCGGCGATCCCTTCGGCGCCCCCGTCGTCGTACGTCTGAAGTGCGGCGACTGACCTTCTCGGCCAACAGCCGGCCGAGAAGGTCAGCCCGCCTCTGACGGGTCACGCGAGCGAGCCGCGGTCCGGATCGACGACGTCGGCCGGGCCGAGGACGAGGCGCACCCCGGGCAGGGTGCTGCACATGCGGGCTGAGCGTGCAGCTGCGGCCTCGCACCCCATTCGCCGGACTCCGGCTCCAGGCCGCCGTCCATGGCCCGGACACCGGGCCTCCTATGCGGGCTTCTTGCCTTTGTCTACTTCGCCTTGGCGGTCTTGCCGGTGTCGGCCGCCTTCTCCTCACTTTCCCCTGTTTCTTCCTGTGCCCTGCTGCGCACGACCCAAGTGGCCCCGCCGATGGCGAGCGCGATTGGCCATTCGAGAGCACCGGCCACGGTGAGCGCTCCGAGGCCGCCGTAGAAGAGCAGGTTCTTGGTCGGAACCTTGGGGAGCCGGGAGGCCACCTCCTGCACGTTGGCCTTCACGTCGTCCGGGGTGAGGTACGGAACGGGCATCGCCGCATGGGCGGTGTGCATGTGCAGAACCTGCCCGACGTGCTCGGGTTGCTCCTGCTCGGCCTTCTTGCTTTCTTGCTCCTGTGCCGCGGCGGTCTTCCGCGCGGTCTCAGCTGCACTGGGCATCCCAACCACTCGATTCGCCTGAACAGGGTGAAGCAGTTCCTTTTCCATTCTGCCGTGCGCAGGGCTCAGGCGATATTGGGAGGACAGTGACGCAGCGTGACCATCCCTGGGGTGGGGCCGACGGCGGTCGCGAACTGGCCGGCGGTGAGGGCAGGACCGTATGCGTCATGGCTCATCCCAATCGGGCGGAATGTCGCGCACAGAGGCATCCCGGAGGAGATCGGCATCCCGGCGGAGATCGACGCCGCCGTGGCCATGGCGTACGCACCCCCGAACCGCGTCGGCCACCAGGACGGTGGAGCGGAGACCGGCGTCGGGACGCCGATGGCGCAGGTCGCCGCTGCGACTTCCGGAGGCACCGTTGCCGGGGAATGTCCATACTTTTCGGACAGGCGCGGCTCCCCGGGGTGGTGCCGCGCACAGGGGCGATCGACGGTGGAGGGTGTGTGATCCAGGCACTGCTTTCCGGAACCGTCCGGGTTGCCGCCGGGGCCGTGAACGCCGCGCCCCGGGTGCTTTCGGACCTCGGTCAACTGCTGATGCCGCAGGCGCGCCGGACATGGCAGGTTCCG includes:
- a CDS encoding alkaline phosphatase family protein, with translation MSLFTRFHQQPNADVAATADEADEEPVTDAGPPPDGLPERIPDDASAGNDAAGGGTWRDRHPATARTIACATTALSAILVLLALLLPNQLALLTPGRFARIPVEGIFGAALLLVLPPKTRRVAAALAGAGLGLLTVLNLLDIGFNETLGRGFNPVFDWSLLDDGESFLQDSIGRAKAIGVAIGALALVLALLVVMTLAIVRLSNLMARHSATATRTTLVLGTVWVACTALGVQVAGVPVAAESAAGLVQNRAQQVRASLEDEQAFAKEAAADAFRDTPGDQLLTGLRGKDVIFTFIESYGRSAIEDPLVAPGVDAALADGTKRLRAAGYSARSGWLTSATYGGSSWLGHSTFMSGLWIDNQQRYRTLTAGDRLTLTGAFKRTGAWRTVGIMPGLTKGWPEASFYGLDRVYDSRDLGYKGPKFSWSTMPDQYALSAFERLERGRTHAKGQAGKRARQHAKPLMSFIALTSSHNPWAPLPKTIGWDEIGDGSVYNAIEKAGKKPVDVWKHTAQVRTEYGKSIQYSLHSLISYLQKYGTKNTVLVFLGDHQPVAKVSGDHASRDVPVTVVAHDPAVLKRISGWRWTPGLRPGPKAPVWRMDTFRDRFLTAYGPQPGSAPSRPTP
- a CDS encoding glycine/sarcosine N-methyltransferase, with protein sequence MQPAQEFGDNPVEVRETGHYTEEYVPSFVDKWDSLIDWEKRAESEGNFFIDLLRKWGVRSVLDVATGTGFHSVRLLAAGFETVSADGSAEMLARAFGNGTQQGGHILRVVQADWRWLNRDVHGEYDAIVCLGNSFTHLFSERDRRKALAEFYAMLKHDGILVLDQRNYDAILDDGYTSKHRYYYCGEDVIVEPEYVDEGLCRMRYGFPDGSTYHLNMFPLRKDYTRRLMSDVGFQRIETYGDFQHTYRGEQPDFFVHVAEKEYRMEDEGQYEGAVSTARSYYNSPDADTFYATVWGGEDIHIGLYESPTEPIADASRRTVARMASKLELTRDSMVLDLGSGFGGSARYLAETYGCRVLALNLSEVENQRHKELNSARALTDRIEVVDGSFEDIPYPDDQVDVIWSQDAFLHSGNRVQVLEEIARVLRPGGHLIFTDPMAAADGGSTDVLQPILDRIHLDDLGSPGFYTRELNRLGFTAVDGGFEEHREQLVNHYTRVLEETERQEAAGLARKISHDYLAQMKKGLGHWIDGGREKHLTWGIFHFRLDAGD